From the Fibrobacter sp. UWB4 genome, one window contains:
- the fabZ gene encoding 3-hydroxyacyl-ACP dehydratase FabZ: MNIYQISEKIAQRPPFQMIEKVTELVPNESATGIKNVSVNEPYFMGHFPGTPIMPGVLICEACAQLCSLVIEKPAEDLEKNLYVLLKIDGFKFVKPVIPGDQLEISVNKTKGGGVIVGFDCVVKVNGNVHAKGSLTFTSIPKESLGK, from the coding sequence ATGAACATTTACCAGATCAGCGAAAAGATTGCCCAGCGTCCGCCTTTCCAGATGATCGAAAAGGTCACGGAACTCGTTCCGAACGAATCTGCAACGGGCATTAAGAATGTTTCCGTGAACGAACCGTACTTCATGGGCCACTTCCCGGGCACCCCGATTATGCCGGGCGTCCTCATTTGCGAAGCCTGCGCCCAGCTCTGCTCTCTCGTTATCGAGAAGCCGGCCGAAGACCTCGAAAAGAACTTGTACGTTCTTTTGAAGATTGACGGTTTCAAGTTCGTGAAGCCTGTGATTCCGGGCGACCAGCTCGAAATCTCCGTCAACAAGACGAAGGGCGGTGGAGTTATCGTCGGCTTTGACTGCGTTGTCAAGGTGAACGGCAATGTCCACGCCAAGGGTTCCCTTACGTTTACGTCCATTCCTAAGGAAAGCCTCGGAAAGTGA
- a CDS encoding inositol monophosphatase family protein, producing the protein MNTEDFLNVAKDLARKAGDLCLALQNNLGDVRYKTVKDVVTIADVSSEKLIVKGLRAAFPTHSIRTEEAGVIEGSDPRYRWIIDPVDGTVNFSRGIPLWGISIALHFEGKPLVAVVNLPKLGELYTAAKGMGAFMNDKQIHVSRESNPAHAIVSNGDFNVGDAAKINAQNSHNFAREAETFERVKCLGSAVIEGCFTACGRIDCFVMTMSYPWDIAAIALLVEEAGGKSTHIDGTPMQFVDAEQVIFTNGLLHETLVKTLL; encoded by the coding sequence ATGAATACAGAAGATTTTTTGAACGTCGCCAAAGACCTTGCCCGCAAGGCGGGCGACCTTTGCCTTGCACTCCAGAATAACCTTGGCGATGTCCGCTACAAGACTGTCAAGGACGTTGTGACTATTGCCGATGTTTCTAGCGAAAAGCTTATTGTCAAGGGGCTTCGCGCTGCGTTCCCGACGCATTCCATCCGCACTGAAGAAGCGGGCGTTATCGAAGGCTCGGACCCGCGCTACCGTTGGATTATCGACCCGGTCGATGGAACGGTGAACTTTAGCCGTGGCATTCCGCTGTGGGGAATTTCTATTGCCTTGCATTTCGAAGGCAAACCGCTGGTGGCGGTTGTTAATTTGCCCAAACTCGGTGAACTCTACACTGCTGCTAAAGGCATGGGCGCGTTCATGAATGATAAACAAATTCATGTGAGCCGCGAGTCGAACCCGGCACATGCGATTGTTTCGAATGGCGATTTCAACGTGGGCGATGCAGCAAAAATCAATGCGCAGAATTCGCACAACTTTGCCCGCGAAGCTGAAACGTTTGAACGCGTGAAGTGCTTGGGCTCTGCTGTGATTGAAGGCTGTTTCACGGCTTGCGGTCGCATTGACTGTTTTGTGATGACCATGAGCTATCCGTGGGACATTGCTGCTATCGCGCTCCTCGTCGAAGAAGCGGGCGGCAAGTCTACACACATTGACGGTACTCCCATGCAGTTCGTCGATGCCGAACAGGTCATTTTCACCAATGGCCTTTTGCACGAAACGCTTGTAAAAACGTTGCTGTAA
- a CDS encoding SDR family NAD(P)-dependent oxidoreductase has translation MKVAIVTGSSKGIGKACALRLARDGYTVVVNYSSSDDAALQTLEQIKAEGGDGMVYKANVAVLSEVKQMVRDVFKAYGRIDVLVNNAGIVRDEYLLMMNPDTLDKCFDLNVKGYFYCAQQVAVKMYKQKSGVIINMSSVSSKFALAGQAVYSATKGAVNSFTQTLAKELGGYGIRVNAVAPGFVATEMIEAIPEETRKGYLEKVPLKRFASADEVANVVSALASDQFAYVTGQVIVLDGGLSL, from the coding sequence ATGAAAGTTGCAATCGTTACTGGTTCTTCTAAGGGGATTGGCAAGGCTTGTGCCCTCCGCCTCGCTCGTGACGGCTACACGGTCGTCGTAAACTACTCCAGCTCTGATGACGCTGCACTCCAGACGCTTGAACAAATTAAGGCCGAAGGTGGCGATGGCATGGTCTACAAGGCAAACGTCGCCGTGCTTTCCGAAGTCAAGCAGATGGTGCGCGATGTTTTCAAGGCTTATGGCCGTATCGACGTGCTCGTGAACAACGCAGGCATTGTCCGTGACGAATATCTTTTGATGATGAACCCAGATACGCTCGACAAGTGCTTTGACTTGAACGTGAAGGGCTACTTCTACTGCGCACAGCAGGTCGCTGTCAAGATGTACAAGCAGAAGTCTGGCGTGATCATCAACATGTCTTCTGTTTCTTCCAAGTTCGCTCTCGCTGGCCAGGCTGTTTACAGTGCCACGAAGGGCGCCGTGAACTCCTTTACGCAGACGCTTGCCAAGGAACTTGGCGGTTACGGTATCCGCGTGAACGCTGTCGCTCCGGGCTTTGTCGCTACAGAAATGATCGAAGCCATCCCGGAAGAAACCCGCAAGGGCTACCTCGAAAAGGTGCCTCTCAAGCGCTTTGCTTCTGCTGACGAAGTCGCAAACGTCGTTTCTGCACTTGCTTCTGACCAGTTCGCTTATGTGACGGGGCAGGTCATCGTTTTGGATGGAGGTCTTTCCCTGTGA
- a CDS encoding acyl-CoA carboxylase subunit beta, with translation MWDKSYLEKLSERNAKAQAGGGAARVEKQHSQGKLTARERLEILFDKGTFKEIGAMRLSQSIELPESKRIYGDGVVTGYGKINGRPVYACSQDFTVSGGSLGSAHAKKICHVMDLALDSMVPFISINDGGGARIEEGVSSLDGYSGIFARNTWASGVIPQISVILGPCAGGACYSPAITDFIFMTEKTSQMFITGPAVVKAVTAEVVTPDQLGGAGVHSSKSGVAHFVYKDDKECLEGVRNLLKYLPQSNVDKSVAQAGTIVDKSADIEEIIPDNFKRAYDVRDVLNCFADKDSFLEIQPDFAKNVVIGFIRLDGNVIGVVANQPKYLAGSLDVDASDKAARFVRFCDSFNIPILTLEDVPGYMPGTKQEHNGIIRHGAKLLFAYAEATVPRVTLILRKAYGGAYIAMNSKNLGADCVFALPIAQIAVMGAEGAVDILRRKEIAASAEPAKVREQYIAQYEEKYLNPYIAAGNGFIDEVIEPKSVRDRLVSAFENLKNKKKAVLWKKHGNIPL, from the coding sequence ATGTGGGATAAATCGTATTTAGAAAAGTTGAGCGAACGCAACGCCAAGGCTCAGGCCGGTGGCGGCGCCGCTCGTGTAGAAAAGCAACATTCCCAGGGTAAGCTCACGGCTCGCGAACGCCTTGAAATCCTTTTTGACAAGGGCACGTTCAAGGAAATCGGTGCCATGCGCCTTTCCCAGAGCATCGAACTCCCGGAATCCAAGCGCATTTACGGTGACGGTGTCGTAACGGGTTACGGCAAGATCAATGGCCGCCCGGTTTACGCTTGCTCCCAGGACTTCACGGTGAGCGGCGGTTCTCTCGGTTCCGCACACGCCAAAAAGATCTGCCACGTGATGGACCTCGCCCTTGATTCCATGGTGCCGTTCATCAGCATCAACGATGGCGGTGGCGCCCGTATCGAAGAAGGCGTTAGCTCCCTCGACGGTTACAGTGGCATCTTTGCCCGTAACACTTGGGCAAGCGGCGTGATTCCGCAGATTTCCGTGATTCTCGGACCGTGCGCAGGTGGTGCTTGCTACTCCCCGGCTATCACAGACTTTATCTTCATGACCGAAAAGACGAGCCAGATGTTCATCACAGGCCCGGCTGTCGTGAAGGCTGTGACTGCTGAAGTCGTGACCCCGGACCAGCTCGGTGGCGCAGGCGTTCATTCCTCCAAGTCCGGTGTTGCACACTTTGTCTACAAGGACGACAAGGAATGCCTCGAAGGTGTGCGTAACTTGCTCAAGTACCTCCCGCAGAGCAACGTGGACAAGTCCGTCGCTCAGGCCGGTACGATCGTGGACAAGTCTGCCGACATCGAAGAAATCATTCCGGACAACTTCAAGCGCGCTTACGATGTTCGCGACGTGCTCAACTGCTTTGCCGACAAGGATTCCTTCCTCGAAATCCAGCCGGACTTTGCAAAGAACGTCGTCATCGGCTTTATCCGTCTCGACGGTAACGTGATTGGCGTTGTCGCTAACCAGCCGAAGTACCTCGCCGGTTCTTTGGACGTGGACGCTAGCGATAAGGCTGCACGCTTTGTCCGCTTCTGCGACAGCTTCAACATTCCTATCCTTACGCTCGAAGACGTTCCGGGTTACATGCCGGGCACGAAGCAGGAACACAACGGCATTATCCGCCACGGTGCAAAGCTCCTCTTTGCATACGCCGAAGCAACAGTACCGCGCGTGACGCTCATTCTCCGCAAGGCATACGGTGGTGCTTACATCGCCATGAACAGCAAGAACCTCGGTGCTGACTGCGTGTTCGCCCTCCCGATCGCTCAGATCGCCGTTATGGGTGCTGAAGGCGCTGTCGACATTCTCCGCAGAAAGGAAATCGCCGCTTCTGCTGAACCGGCCAAGGTCCGCGAACAGTACATCGCTCAGTACGAAGAAAAGTACTTGAACCCGTATATCGCCGCTGGCAACGGATTCATTGACGAAGTCATCGAACCGAAGAGCGTTCGCGACCGCCTTGTTTCCGCCTTCGAAAACTTGAAGAACAAGAAGAAGGCTGTGCTCTGGAAGAAGCACGGAAATATTCCGCTGTAG
- a CDS encoding 1-acyl-sn-glycerol-3-phosphate acyltransferase, with product MIEKSKKIIADLFWKFVLFLVVHLVRTYLLVFYRPKMKFLGSVKSTDLKEPMIIIVNHTSMLDPLLVQSLFFHKRSIVVAKDQVEDPHFHWALSRFKNVIPCDRFNLDTEWALIAKKELEKGNSVIIFPEGKCRYDGLLNEFKTGFAFLARSTGAPVLSVGIDGIYKIGHRTQIVVDEPEKIERVKGIPSSKHLAERSEYFRQKVWNLKQIALGQQGAILPVAAETPEEIIPEESK from the coding sequence ATGATTGAAAAATCGAAAAAAATAATTGCTGATTTGTTCTGGAAGTTTGTGCTCTTCCTGGTTGTTCACTTGGTGCGCACTTACTTGTTAGTATTTTATCGTCCCAAGATGAAGTTCTTAGGGTCGGTCAAGTCGACTGACCTTAAGGAGCCGATGATTATCATTGTAAATCACACGAGTATGCTTGACCCGTTGTTGGTGCAGTCTTTGTTCTTCCATAAGCGCAGTATCGTTGTCGCCAAGGACCAGGTCGAAGACCCGCATTTTCATTGGGCTCTATCCCGCTTTAAGAATGTTATTCCTTGCGATCGCTTTAATCTCGATACCGAATGGGCCTTGATTGCAAAGAAGGAACTTGAAAAGGGCAATTCCGTTATTATTTTCCCGGAAGGCAAGTGCCGCTATGACGGCTTGTTGAACGAGTTCAAGACGGGATTTGCGTTCCTCGCCCGCAGTACGGGCGCACCGGTTCTTTCTGTTGGCATTGATGGCATTTACAAGATTGGGCACCGCACGCAGATTGTGGTGGACGAACCCGAAAAGATTGAACGAGTCAAGGGGATCCCGTCATCCAAGCATCTGGCAGAACGCAGCGAATACTTCCGCCAGAAGGTCTGGAACCTGAAGCAGATTGCTTTAGGACAGCAGGGGGCTATTCTTCCTGTCGCGGCTGAAACTCCTGAAGAAATCATTCCTGAGGAGAGCAAGTAG
- the fabD gene encoding ACP S-malonyltransferase: protein MISYVFPGQGSQFPGMGKDLFESNADVKSMFLKANEILGFNITDVMFNGTAEDLKQTKVTQPAVFLLSVAMAKVQGGKPDMAAGHSLGEFSALTATGAITFEAGLKLVAKRAEAMQKACELRPGTMAAVLGGSDELVEEACAQVKDAAVVPANFNSPGQVVISGEKKGIDEVAAYLTGKVKRVVPLQVGGAFHSPLMESARAELAKAIEETEFSTPVCPVYQNVDAKPHTDPNEIKANLLTQLTSPVRWTQTVKNMIADGATEFKELGPGEVLTNLIKRIQK from the coding sequence ATGATTTCATACGTATTTCCCGGTCAGGGTTCTCAGTTCCCAGGAATGGGCAAAGATTTATTCGAATCGAACGCCGACGTAAAGTCGATGTTCCTCAAGGCAAACGAAATTCTCGGCTTCAACATCACTGACGTGATGTTCAATGGCACCGCAGAAGACCTCAAGCAGACGAAAGTCACGCAGCCAGCAGTGTTCCTGCTCTCTGTTGCTATGGCTAAGGTCCAGGGTGGCAAGCCGGATATGGCCGCAGGGCATTCGCTTGGCGAATTCTCCGCACTCACGGCCACGGGCGCCATCACATTTGAAGCAGGCCTCAAGCTCGTTGCAAAGCGTGCAGAAGCCATGCAGAAGGCTTGCGAACTCCGCCCGGGTACGATGGCCGCTGTTCTCGGCGGTTCTGATGAACTCGTCGAAGAAGCTTGCGCACAGGTCAAGGACGCAGCCGTTGTTCCGGCAAACTTCAACAGCCCGGGACAGGTCGTTATCTCTGGCGAAAAGAAGGGCATTGACGAAGTTGCCGCTTACCTCACCGGCAAGGTGAAGCGCGTCGTTCCGCTGCAGGTCGGTGGTGCATTCCACTCCCCGCTCATGGAAAGCGCCCGTGCAGAACTTGCAAAGGCTATCGAAGAAACTGAATTTTCGACTCCGGTCTGCCCGGTCTACCAGAACGTAGACGCCAAGCCGCACACGGATCCGAACGAAATTAAGGCTAACCTTCTCACTCAGCTCACCTCCCCCGTCCGCTGGACACAGACGGTCAAGAACATGATTGCAGACGGCGCCACAGAATTTAAGGAACTTGGCCCCGGCGAAGTTCTTACCAACCTTATCAAGCGCATTCAGAAGTAA
- a CDS encoding acyl carrier protein: MANEEIKSKLKAFFMSDLGVDGDVLNYDTPLFGEEIGLDSVDSLEIISFVDDNFGVSMTGVAKENFQSIDTIAAFIEKNKA; encoded by the coding sequence ATGGCAAACGAAGAAATCAAGAGCAAACTCAAGGCATTCTTTATGTCCGATCTCGGCGTAGATGGTGATGTCCTGAATTACGATACTCCGCTTTTCGGCGAAGAAATCGGTCTTGACTCCGTGGACTCCCTTGAAATCATCTCCTTCGTCGATGACAACTTCGGCGTTTCCATGACTGGCGTTGCAAAGGAAAACTTCCAGAGCATCGATACCATCGCCGCTTTCATCGAAAAGAACAAGGCTTAA
- the rplU gene encoding 50S ribosomal protein L21 has translation MYSIVEAGGFQYKVELGKAYKLPLIDAAVGSELELKSVLLFSGKEVQVGTPVLNDASVKVEILAHGKEDTIIVFKKKRRTRYERRNGHRQGYTEVLVTELRSGAESAVVDPQVITRNRARVAALAKQKAQNKPLTRKEKIAQGLPKPAKVKKNSLRKAKEA, from the coding sequence ATGTATTCTATTGTTGAAGCAGGTGGTTTCCAGTATAAAGTCGAGCTCGGCAAGGCCTACAAGCTCCCGTTGATCGACGCCGCTGTTGGTTCCGAACTGGAGCTCAAGTCCGTCCTTCTTTTCTCCGGAAAAGAAGTGCAAGTCGGCACCCCTGTCCTGAATGATGCTTCTGTCAAGGTCGAAATTCTCGCCCATGGCAAGGAAGACACGATCATCGTGTTCAAGAAGAAGCGTCGTACTCGTTACGAACGTCGTAACGGTCATCGTCAGGGCTATACCGAGGTGCTCGTCACGGAACTCCGCTCTGGCGCTGAATCTGCAGTCGTAGACCCTCAAGTTATTACCCGCAACCGCGCTCGCGTGGCTGCCCTTGCTAAGCAGAAGGCTCAGAACAAGCCGCTCACTCGCAAGGAAAAGATCGCTCAGGGACTTCCGAAGCCGGCTAAGGTCAAGAAGAACTCTCTGCGTAAGGCTAAGGAGGCTTAA
- the rpmA gene encoding 50S ribosomal protein L27, giving the protein MAHKKGQGSVRNGRDSNAKYLGVKKYAGESVKAGNIIVRQRGSHFHKGNNVGMGKDFTLFSLVDGTVKFERLDAKRQKVSVYPEEA; this is encoded by the coding sequence ATGGCACATAAGAAAGGTCAAGGTTCAGTACGTAACGGCCGCGACAGTAACGCCAAGTACCTTGGTGTTAAGAAGTATGCGGGCGAATCCGTCAAGGCTGGCAACATCATCGTTCGTCAGCGCGGTTCTCACTTCCACAAGGGCAACAATGTCGGCATGGGCAAGGACTTTACCTTGTTCTCCCTCGTTGATGGCACTGTGAAGTTCGAACGCCTCGATGCAAAGCGCCAGAAGGTCTCTGTCTATCCTGAAGAAGCCTAA
- a CDS encoding beta-ketoacyl-[acyl-carrier-protein] synthase family protein, with translation MTSNNRRCVVSGLGVICAVGNNVEETWKNALNSVSGIHKTTSLDTKNCYADLAAEVNCDTLDDIECPDEKDRASKLCIKAMKEALNDAGLGDFADSSRVSVIIGSCVGGVLSIEQYHRHGKNVNEIPKMPIAAIASQVAEACHAGGIVTNVGNACAAGTISIALACDLIRAGKADVVIAGGSDSFASVPYSGFLSLHALDENGCSPFNHCNGITLGEGAGIVIVESLEHAEKRNAKRYCEVLGAGVTSDAHHITAPREDGVCLLEAMNRAVKNSGIKKSDIGYLNAHGTGTGKNDNAEINAFHKFFDEENPTLSVSSTKVMTGHCLGAAGAIEAVFSIKALTTNTVLPTLHYSAEDSEALKAKVGTMDYVQNTPRTKELECVMSNNVAFGGTNASIVFSKKPGDVQSQVAKDKKIAVTGIGIVSPIGNSKEIYLDAVKNGKLPESASICSTVTNDDYKELGIKMAFYRKLDNLGQLQTVSGMRALKDANFTVTEDNAKQIGIIVGTSEGGLGATYDFEELIAEAGNAGGSAFKFPHTVYNAAGGYLSILSGIKGYGVTITTGPLSGLDSIGYSMNVIHDGQEEAMMATGTDENLPIITELCQKMNVAADKVVEPYSNSNGFVVGDGSVSIIMETEDYAKSRGAKVYCYALGYGNGRKNVKFGHISGSDEALDIAIKDALNDAGVSIDEIDAVCGFANGFKKIDDIEKGAYARVFGDKLASLPLFQVKERVGEGRAASATLAAAEAALMLGGELAEENAYFIANGEVSKKKVATAGFKKILVTSFATGGSYSAVVLGK, from the coding sequence ATGACATCTAATAATCGTCGCTGTGTTGTTTCTGGCCTTGGCGTTATCTGCGCTGTAGGCAACAATGTTGAAGAAACCTGGAAAAACGCCCTGAATTCCGTCTCCGGCATTCACAAGACCACTTCTCTCGATACCAAGAACTGCTATGCAGACCTCGCTGCCGAAGTGAACTGTGATACGCTGGACGATATTGAATGCCCGGACGAAAAGGACCGCGCCTCCAAGCTCTGCATCAAGGCTATGAAAGAAGCCCTGAACGATGCTGGTCTCGGTGACTTTGCCGATAGCAGCCGCGTAAGCGTCATCATCGGTAGCTGCGTGGGTGGCGTCCTCAGCATTGAACAGTACCATCGCCACGGTAAGAATGTCAACGAAATTCCGAAGATGCCCATTGCCGCAATCGCCTCCCAGGTGGCAGAAGCTTGCCATGCGGGCGGCATTGTCACAAACGTGGGTAACGCTTGCGCTGCCGGTACGATTTCCATTGCTCTTGCTTGCGACCTTATCCGCGCAGGCAAAGCCGATGTCGTGATCGCCGGTGGCTCTGACTCCTTTGCTTCTGTTCCGTATTCCGGCTTCCTTTCGCTCCATGCCTTGGACGAAAACGGTTGCTCTCCGTTCAACCACTGCAACGGCATCACCCTCGGTGAAGGTGCCGGCATCGTGATTGTCGAATCTCTGGAACACGCCGAAAAGCGTAACGCCAAGCGTTATTGCGAAGTTCTCGGCGCAGGTGTTACAAGCGACGCCCACCACATTACTGCTCCTCGCGAAGATGGCGTCTGCCTCCTCGAAGCGATGAACCGCGCTGTCAAGAATTCTGGCATCAAGAAGTCTGACATCGGTTACCTGAACGCTCACGGTACGGGTACGGGCAAGAACGACAATGCAGAAATCAATGCATTCCACAAGTTCTTCGACGAAGAAAATCCGACCTTGAGTGTCAGTTCGACCAAGGTAATGACGGGCCACTGCCTCGGCGCTGCCGGTGCAATCGAAGCCGTGTTCAGCATCAAGGCTCTCACGACGAACACCGTTTTGCCGACGCTCCATTACTCTGCCGAAGATTCCGAAGCCCTCAAGGCCAAGGTCGGCACAATGGACTACGTGCAGAACACCCCGCGTACTAAGGAACTCGAATGCGTCATGAGCAACAACGTCGCTTTCGGCGGCACGAACGCAAGTATCGTGTTCAGCAAGAAGCCGGGCGATGTGCAGAGCCAGGTCGCTAAGGATAAGAAGATTGCTGTGACAGGTATTGGCATTGTTAGCCCAATCGGAAACAGCAAGGAAATTTACCTTGACGCCGTCAAGAACGGTAAGCTCCCGGAATCCGCTTCCATTTGCTCTACCGTCACGAACGACGATTACAAGGAACTCGGCATCAAGATGGCCTTCTACCGCAAGCTCGACAATCTGGGACAGCTCCAGACTGTGTCCGGCATGCGCGCCCTCAAGGATGCAAACTTTACGGTCACTGAAGATAACGCCAAGCAGATCGGTATCATCGTGGGTACCAGCGAAGGCGGCCTCGGTGCCACTTACGATTTCGAGGAACTCATTGCCGAAGCCGGTAATGCAGGCGGTAGCGCCTTCAAGTTCCCTCACACAGTTTATAATGCCGCCGGTGGCTATCTCTCGATCCTCTCTGGAATCAAGGGCTACGGCGTCACCATCACGACGGGTCCGCTCTCCGGTCTCGATAGCATCGGCTACTCCATGAACGTCATCCACGACGGTCAGGAAGAGGCTATGATGGCTACGGGTACGGACGAAAATCTCCCGATCATCACCGAACTCTGCCAGAAGATGAACGTCGCTGCCGACAAGGTGGTGGAACCGTATTCCAACTCCAATGGCTTTGTGGTGGGCGATGGCTCCGTTTCTATCATCATGGAAACCGAAGACTACGCCAAGTCCCGTGGTGCAAAGGTTTACTGCTACGCCCTCGGTTACGGCAATGGCCGCAAGAACGTGAAGTTCGGTCACATCTCCGGTTCTGACGAAGCTCTCGACATCGCTATCAAGGATGCCCTCAACGATGCAGGCGTCAGCATTGACGAAATTGACGCTGTCTGCGGTTTTGCAAACGGCTTCAAGAAGATTGACGATATCGAAAAGGGCGCATACGCTCGCGTGTTTGGCGACAAGCTCGCAAGCCTCCCGCTCTTCCAGGTGAAGGAACGCGTGGGCGAAGGCCGTGCCGCTTCTGCGACACTCGCCGCTGCCGAAGCCGCTCTCATGCTCGGTGGTGAACTTGCCGAAGAAAACGCCTACTTTATTGCAAATGGCGAAGTGTCCAAGAAGAAGGTCGCAACAGCGGGCTTCAAGAAGATCCTGGTCACGTCTTTTGCTACGGGCGGTTCTTACAGCGCCGTCGTTCTCGGTAAATAA